One genomic region from Streptomyces sp. NBC_01304 encodes:
- a CDS encoding glycosyltransferase family 39 protein translates to MSLSSEQREDSDRVRRARWAVVSLAAAGLLLRIWFVVTTPGTADVRFFHGFAQAIEKFGPVRVYAQDLPGLPVYNHPPLAGWMLAAMTELEGMGLPFGVLIRLPSSLADAVACLLVFEIMRRRVRLRSAVLCALAVALSPVLVGVSAYHGNTDPIAVTLALAAAHLLADRKLPLAAGLVAALAISVKLVPIVAIPVLFVVALRGGRAVLLRFGAGFGGLMALLWGPALLTVPAALKANVLAYEGGRWRLWGLMKFGDWLGVPEPVMGFARGDGHFLFVLACVAAGVWLAWRRPDEAPAVVGLTMALLLLLSTASGVQYLAWAATAVCAVGLWQGLACNAVLGAVAYLAYAGRSAVVWSEPLQVLAAVGWVVLAVAIADGMRKLLTVPGEPAPVPLVTPRSASADRPEPAESAAN, encoded by the coding sequence ATGAGCTTGAGTAGCGAACAGCGAGAGGATTCCGACCGGGTCCGCAGAGCGCGTTGGGCTGTCGTCTCTTTGGCGGCGGCCGGACTGCTGCTGCGGATCTGGTTTGTCGTCACGACGCCCGGGACGGCGGACGTCCGCTTCTTCCACGGATTCGCCCAAGCCATCGAGAAGTTCGGGCCCGTACGCGTCTATGCACAGGACCTCCCCGGACTTCCCGTCTACAACCACCCGCCGCTTGCCGGGTGGATGCTCGCGGCGATGACGGAACTCGAGGGAATGGGACTCCCGTTCGGGGTGCTCATTCGACTGCCGTCTTCCTTGGCGGACGCCGTCGCCTGTTTGCTCGTCTTCGAAATCATGCGGCGGCGCGTCCGGTTGCGCAGCGCCGTGCTGTGCGCGCTGGCCGTGGCGCTCAGTCCGGTCCTGGTGGGGGTCTCCGCCTATCACGGCAACACCGATCCGATCGCTGTCACGCTGGCGCTCGCCGCTGCCCATCTGCTTGCGGATCGCAAACTCCCGCTCGCGGCAGGCCTGGTGGCCGCCCTGGCCATCAGCGTCAAGCTGGTGCCCATCGTGGCGATCCCGGTGCTGTTCGTGGTGGCGCTGCGGGGCGGGCGCGCGGTGCTGCTGCGCTTCGGTGCGGGCTTCGGCGGCCTGATGGCGCTGCTGTGGGGGCCGGCCCTGCTCACGGTGCCCGCGGCCCTCAAGGCGAACGTCCTCGCCTATGAGGGCGGCCGCTGGCGGCTGTGGGGGCTGATGAAGTTCGGCGACTGGCTCGGGGTGCCCGAGCCGGTGATGGGCTTCGCACGCGGCGACGGTCACTTCCTGTTCGTCCTGGCCTGCGTGGCCGCGGGGGTCTGGCTCGCCTGGCGCAGGCCCGACGAGGCACCGGCGGTGGTCGGGCTGACCATGGCACTGCTGCTCCTGCTCTCCACGGCGTCCGGCGTGCAGTACCTGGCCTGGGCCGCCACCGCGGTGTGCGCGGTCGGCCTGTGGCAGGGCCTCGCCTGCAACGCCGTCCTGGGAGCCGTCGCCTACCTGGCGTACGCGGGGCGGTCCGCCGTGGTCTGGAGCGAGCCCCTGCAAGTGCTCGCCGCCGTCGGCTGGGTGGTGCTCGCCGTCGCCATCGCGGATGGCATGCGCAAACTCCTGACCGTTCCCGGGGAGCCGGCCCCGGTGCCGCTCGTCACCCCGCGCTCCGCATCCGCCGACCGGCCCGAACCCGCCGAGTCTGCTGCCAACTGA
- a CDS encoding bifunctional glycosyltransferase/class I SAM-dependent methyltransferase has translation MNESPAPRIGILVVAYNAESTLEKTLDRIPEDFRSRIAEILILDDASHDETFTAGCRWSQLEDRPKTVVMRHTKNLGYGGNQKAGYALAMERGLDIVVLLHGDGQYAPELLPDMVAPIERGECEAVFGSRMMKNGGARKGGMPMYKWLGNRILTRLENKLLGSKLTEFHSGYRAYSVDALRKLPIDRNTDEFDFDTQIIVQVIDAGMRIKEIPIPTYYGDEICYVNGMRYAKDVIKDVFEYRLALKGFGTCPWIPKPAEYAFKEGDGSSHAVILEQMRKLPPGRVLDLGCSGGLFAERLEALGHKVTGVDYIEVPGVREKCSRFVLANLEAGLPDEIGDEFDYVVAGDVIEHLSRPEQLLAQVAEVLRPDGQVLLSVPNFSHWYSRLRVAAGAFDYDRRGILDETHLRFFTRGSLRRTVKAAGYDLIALTSTGAPFWSVLGGGIVARTLGAASRLLTRIRPTLFGYQYVASLTPHAAQTIVAGEHIDVQELLNRQYSPAEPAGTAAVRV, from the coding sequence GTGAACGAAAGCCCGGCTCCCAGGATCGGCATCCTGGTCGTGGCGTACAACGCCGAGTCGACTCTGGAGAAGACGCTCGACCGTATCCCGGAGGATTTCCGCTCCCGGATCGCCGAAATTCTCATCCTCGACGACGCCAGCCACGACGAGACCTTCACCGCCGGCTGCCGATGGTCGCAGTTGGAGGACCGGCCCAAGACCGTGGTCATGCGGCACACCAAGAATCTGGGATACGGCGGCAACCAGAAGGCCGGATACGCGCTCGCCATGGAACGCGGCCTGGACATCGTGGTGTTGCTCCACGGCGACGGCCAGTACGCGCCGGAACTCCTGCCGGACATGGTGGCGCCCATCGAACGCGGCGAATGCGAGGCCGTGTTCGGCTCCCGCATGATGAAGAACGGCGGCGCCCGCAAGGGCGGAATGCCGATGTACAAGTGGCTCGGCAACCGCATCCTCACGCGGCTCGAGAACAAGCTGCTCGGCTCCAAGCTCACCGAATTCCACTCGGGTTACCGCGCTTACAGCGTGGACGCCCTGCGGAAGCTCCCCATCGACCGCAACACCGACGAGTTCGACTTCGACACCCAGATCATCGTCCAGGTCATCGATGCCGGAATGCGGATCAAGGAGATCCCCATTCCGACGTATTACGGCGACGAGATCTGCTACGTCAACGGAATGCGGTACGCCAAGGACGTCATCAAGGACGTCTTCGAATACCGGCTCGCGCTCAAGGGGTTCGGCACCTGCCCCTGGATCCCCAAGCCCGCGGAGTACGCGTTCAAGGAGGGCGACGGCTCCTCGCACGCCGTCATCCTGGAGCAGATGCGCAAGCTGCCCCCCGGCCGGGTCCTCGACCTCGGCTGCTCCGGCGGCCTGTTCGCCGAGCGCCTCGAAGCGCTCGGCCACAAGGTGACCGGCGTCGACTACATCGAGGTGCCGGGCGTACGGGAGAAGTGTTCCCGCTTCGTCCTGGCCAACCTGGAAGCGGGCCTGCCGGACGAGATCGGCGACGAGTTCGACTACGTCGTCGCCGGCGACGTGATCGAGCACCTGTCCCGGCCCGAGCAGCTGCTCGCGCAGGTCGCCGAGGTGCTGCGGCCCGACGGTCAAGTGCTGCTCTCCGTACCGAACTTCAGCCACTGGTACTCGCGGCTGCGGGTGGCGGCCGGCGCCTTCGACTACGACCGGCGCGGCATCCTCGACGAGACCCATCTGCGCTTCTTCACCCGCGGCAGCCTGCGCCGCACGGTCAAGGCGGCCGGCTACGACCTGATCGCGCTCACCTCGACGGGCGCGCCCTTCTGGTCCGTGCTCGGCGGCGGGATCGTGGCCCGCACCCTGGGTGCCGCGTCCCGGCTGCTCACCCGCATCAGGCCGACCCTCTTCGGCTACCAGTACGTCGCATCGCTCACCCCGCATGCGGCCCAGACGATCGTGGCCGGAGAGCACATCGATGTCCAAGAGCTCCTCAACCGTCAGTACAGCCCCGCCGAGCCGGCCGGTACCGCAGCAGTCCGGGTCTGA
- a CDS encoding bifunctional glycosyltransferase/CDP-glycerol:glycerophosphate glycerophosphotransferase has product MPRFSIVVPVFKVQGYLRACLDSVLDQSFTDIELIAVDDCSPDHCGDILDEYAARDPRVTAVHLPENVGLGRARNAGLDLATGDYVLFLDSDDSYTPGLLRAVDDRLRTTDDPDLLVFDHVRTFWWGRANRGTTSELLAQIGTGTFRIEDDPAYIHLFLVAWNKAFRRDFFLKQGFRFAPGLYEDAPVSYLAMITAERIGCLDRVGVEYRQRRQGAITRTPGRKHFDIFTQYEGLFAFLDGRPEFEWARPLLFERALDHMLFVLACDERVAPADRKEFHRETARFYRSHVPRGFTPPRGPRRTEFRLLSALPYAAYATHRRLRAMAPATRAHTEKLTKRLHHMVKQAWYKAQLMRRLDPRLAVYAAGHHRGVFGDPAAIHARAGQLAPHIKGVWVVQADAVDQVPPGTDYVLAGSWSHYAVMARATYWINQFNWAGNLVKRRGTTHIQTHQGTPLKYMGLDLLDRPAGRHGFNLRAMLRRSDRWDVSLAASRYAEEVWQRAYPCHFTSLRTGSPRNDVLVRGDAGRAATTRERLGIPATDTVVLYAPTRRDYRAGGHVQRVDPERLARALGPGHTLVVRLHPTLAGAPERDLELRDLHRAGLLVDATDEASVEDLMLASDALVTDYSALMFDYLCLDRPVVVHADDWDVYRVSRGAYFDITEDAPGHVTRTDEELAAVFSSGAWRDEESARRRAGFRERFCEYEDGRAAERVVRRVMLGEPDAALLPAARRDSENTGHTEHTGPAPRPAQSEHVPG; this is encoded by the coding sequence GTGCCCCGCTTCAGCATCGTTGTGCCCGTCTTCAAGGTGCAGGGGTACCTGCGTGCCTGCCTCGACTCGGTGCTCGACCAGTCGTTCACCGACATCGAGCTGATCGCCGTCGACGACTGCTCACCTGACCACTGCGGCGACATCCTCGACGAGTACGCGGCCCGCGACCCGCGCGTGACGGCGGTCCATCTGCCCGAGAACGTGGGGCTCGGCCGCGCCCGCAACGCCGGCCTTGACCTGGCCACCGGCGACTACGTCCTCTTCCTCGACAGCGACGACTCCTACACGCCCGGTCTGCTGCGCGCCGTCGACGACCGGCTGCGCACCACCGACGACCCCGATCTGCTGGTCTTCGACCACGTCCGCACCTTCTGGTGGGGCCGGGCCAACCGCGGCACCACGTCGGAACTGCTGGCGCAGATCGGCACCGGGACCTTCCGGATCGAGGACGATCCCGCGTACATCCATCTCTTCCTGGTCGCCTGGAACAAGGCGTTCCGCCGCGACTTCTTCCTCAAGCAGGGGTTCCGGTTCGCGCCCGGCCTGTACGAGGACGCACCCGTCAGCTATCTGGCGATGATCACCGCCGAGCGCATCGGCTGCCTGGACCGCGTCGGCGTCGAGTACCGCCAGCGCCGCCAGGGGGCGATCACCCGCACTCCCGGGCGCAAGCACTTCGACATCTTCACGCAGTACGAGGGGCTGTTCGCCTTCCTCGACGGGCGCCCGGAATTCGAGTGGGCCCGGCCCCTGCTGTTCGAGCGGGCCCTGGACCACATGCTGTTCGTGCTGGCCTGTGACGAGCGCGTGGCGCCGGCGGACCGCAAGGAGTTCCACCGCGAGACCGCGAGGTTCTACCGCAGCCACGTGCCGCGCGGCTTCACCCCGCCGCGCGGCCCGCGGCGCACCGAGTTCCGGCTGCTCTCCGCCCTTCCGTACGCGGCGTACGCGACTCATCGGCGGCTGCGGGCCATGGCCCCGGCGACGCGGGCGCACACGGAGAAGCTGACCAAGCGTCTGCACCACATGGTCAAACAGGCCTGGTACAAGGCGCAGTTGATGCGCCGACTCGACCCGCGGCTGGCGGTGTACGCGGCCGGTCACCATCGCGGGGTCTTCGGCGACCCGGCCGCGATCCACGCCCGGGCCGGTCAACTCGCCCCGCACATCAAGGGGGTGTGGGTGGTGCAGGCCGACGCGGTCGATCAGGTGCCGCCCGGCACCGACTACGTACTGGCGGGGTCCTGGAGCCACTACGCGGTGATGGCCCGCGCCACATATTGGATCAACCAGTTCAACTGGGCCGGGAACCTCGTCAAGCGCCGTGGCACGACCCACATCCAGACCCACCAGGGCACCCCGCTGAAGTACATGGGCCTCGACCTGCTCGACCGGCCCGCCGGCCGGCACGGCTTCAATCTGCGGGCGATGCTCCGGCGCAGCGACCGCTGGGACGTCAGCCTGGCCGCGAGCCGCTATGCGGAGGAGGTCTGGCAGCGCGCCTACCCCTGTCACTTCACGTCCCTGCGCACGGGCAGCCCCCGCAACGACGTGCTCGTGCGCGGCGACGCCGGACGCGCGGCCACGACCCGTGAGCGGCTCGGCATCCCTGCCACCGACACGGTCGTCCTGTACGCGCCGACCCGCCGCGACTACCGCGCGGGCGGCCACGTACAGCGCGTCGATCCGGAACGTCTGGCACGTGCGCTCGGCCCCGGGCACACCCTGGTCGTGCGGCTGCACCCGACGCTGGCGGGCGCACCCGAGCGCGACCTGGAACTGCGCGATCTGCACCGCGCGGGCCTGCTCGTCGACGCCACCGACGAGGCCTCGGTCGAGGATCTGATGCTCGCCTCGGACGCTCTGGTCACCGACTACTCGGCCCTGATGTTCGACTACCTCTGCCTGGACCGGCCGGTCGTCGTGCACGCCGACGACTGGGACGTGTACCGGGTCAGTCGTGGCGCCTACTTCGACATCACCGAGGACGCGCCCGGCCATGTCACCCGCACGGATGAGGAGTTGGCAGCGGTCTTCAGTTCCGGTGCCTGGCGGGACGAGGAGTCGGCGCGGCGCCGGGCCGGGTTCCGTGAGCGCTTTTGCGAGTACGAGGACGGGCGCGCCGCCGAACGTGTCGTACGCCGGGTGATGCTGGGCGAGCCGGATGCCGCGCTGCTGCCGGCGGCGCGGCGGGACAGCGAGAACACCGGGCACACCGAGCACACCGGACCGGCGCCCCGGCCCGCGCAGAGCGAGCACGTGCCGGGCTGA
- a CDS encoding bifunctional glycosyltransferase/CDP-glycerol:glycerophosphate glycerophosphotransferase, translating into MLRFSIIVPTHAVAGLLPGCLDSVLGQSFADFELIAVVSEQEGLGASALSGQAGRDPRIRVVYESAEGGLPAARNAALKVARGEFVLFLDGDDTLVPGTLSALDARLTETGEPDLLLFDHEKVHWYEGSQGPVLDRLWPGAPAGAFGLGGHAALPDVLVPAFSAAYRREFVENARLAFPTGMFTDVAWSALAALRADRIAVLDRICVRHLQRRQGARNRLPGAHHLELLDQFDLVMREAAGLKLPKGTLNALFRRLVHEVLKTAATPGRLPSTRLRRRFFRRAAGLYRQHRPAGFCTPGGSVGLQHRLLATGAYAAFQVLRGAKGSTALAARLRPRPRTRTPYARHLRRPVDEKLAVYCAYWGRGYTCSPAAIHAAARRLAPDIRSVFLVTKDAVPRLPEDIEYAVIGTARYWEVLARAKYLINNANFEGTVVKRPGTVHLSTQHGTPLKKMGIEQAAYPVVTAATGSLGRLLQRMDRWDYNLSSNRHSTEVWERAFPGSHETLEYGYPRNDAYYTATAADVRRIREQLGIPEGRTALLYAPTHRDYRTGFDTQLDLTAFCEAVGEDFVVLLRAHYFYDEGDRRLPHERIIDVTGHLSSEEICLAADALITDYSSIAFDYANLDRPIVVYADDWDVYRETRGITLDFLAGAPGPVARTPEELADAFRSGDWAGAESAARRAAFRERFCEFDDGRAAERTVRRVLLGEPADAIEPPVPLARRTPAPAAALRVPAATTAQRS; encoded by the coding sequence TTGTTGCGCTTCAGCATCATCGTTCCCACCCACGCGGTCGCGGGCCTGCTGCCCGGCTGTCTCGACTCGGTGCTCGGGCAGTCCTTCGCCGACTTCGAGCTGATCGCCGTCGTCTCGGAGCAGGAGGGGCTCGGCGCCTCGGCCCTCTCCGGGCAGGCGGGCCGCGATCCGCGGATCAGAGTGGTGTACGAGTCTGCTGAGGGTGGCCTGCCGGCCGCGCGGAACGCGGCCCTGAAGGTGGCCCGGGGCGAGTTCGTGCTCTTCCTCGACGGGGACGACACCCTCGTCCCGGGCACCCTGAGCGCCTTGGACGCGCGGCTCACGGAGACCGGGGAGCCCGATCTGCTGCTCTTCGACCACGAGAAGGTGCACTGGTACGAGGGCAGTCAGGGCCCGGTCCTGGACCGCCTCTGGCCGGGCGCCCCCGCCGGGGCGTTCGGGCTCGGCGGGCATGCCGCGCTGCCGGACGTCCTGGTGCCCGCCTTCTCGGCCGCGTACCGCCGTGAATTCGTCGAGAACGCTCGACTCGCCTTTCCCACCGGGATGTTCACCGATGTCGCCTGGAGCGCGCTGGCCGCGCTGCGGGCCGACCGGATCGCCGTCCTCGACCGGATCTGCGTCCGGCATCTGCAGCGCCGCCAGGGTGCGCGCAACCGGCTGCCCGGGGCGCACCATCTGGAGCTCCTCGACCAGTTCGACCTGGTGATGCGGGAGGCGGCCGGCCTGAAGCTGCCGAAGGGCACGCTGAACGCGCTCTTCCGGCGGCTGGTCCACGAGGTGCTCAAGACCGCGGCGACCCCGGGACGGCTGCCGTCCACGCGGCTGCGCCGACGCTTCTTCCGGCGGGCGGCGGGGCTCTACCGGCAGCACCGGCCGGCCGGGTTCTGCACGCCCGGCGGCAGCGTGGGACTGCAGCACCGGCTGCTCGCCACCGGCGCGTACGCCGCGTTCCAGGTGCTGCGCGGCGCCAAGGGGTCGACGGCCCTGGCCGCCCGACTGCGGCCCCGGCCGCGCACCCGCACCCCGTACGCGCGCCACCTCAGGCGGCCCGTCGACGAGAAGCTCGCCGTCTACTGCGCGTACTGGGGCCGCGGTTACACCTGCAGCCCGGCCGCCATCCACGCCGCCGCGCGGCGCCTGGCCCCGGACATCCGCTCGGTCTTCCTGGTCACCAAGGACGCGGTGCCCCGGCTGCCCGAGGACATCGAGTACGCGGTGATCGGCACGGCCCGCTACTGGGAGGTCCTGGCCCGCGCCAAGTACCTGATCAACAATGCCAACTTCGAGGGCACCGTCGTCAAGCGGCCGGGCACCGTGCACCTGTCCACCCAGCACGGCACCCCCCTGAAGAAGATGGGCATCGAGCAGGCCGCCTACCCGGTGGTCACGGCCGCGACCGGCAGTCTCGGCCGGCTGCTGCAGCGCATGGACCGCTGGGACTACAACCTCAGCTCCAACCGGCACTCCACCGAGGTGTGGGAGCGCGCCTTCCCCGGCAGCCACGAGACACTCGAGTACGGCTATCCGCGCAACGACGCGTACTACACCGCCACCGCCGCCGATGTGCGCCGCATCCGCGAGCAGTTGGGCATCCCCGAGGGGCGTACCGCCCTGCTGTACGCGCCCACCCACCGCGACTACCGGACCGGCTTCGACACCCAGCTCGACCTGACCGCCTTCTGCGAGGCGGTCGGCGAGGACTTCGTGGTGCTGCTGCGCGCCCACTACTTCTACGACGAGGGCGACCGGCGCCTGCCGCACGAGCGGATCATCGACGTCACCGGCCATCTCTCCTCCGAGGAGATCTGCCTGGCCGCGGACGCGCTGATCACGGACTACTCGTCGATCGCCTTCGACTACGCCAACTTGGACCGCCCGATCGTCGTGTACGCCGACGACTGGGACGTCTACCGCGAGACCCGGGGCATCACCCTGGACTTCCTGGCCGGGGCCCCGGGGCCGGTCGCCCGCACCCCCGAGGAACTGGCCGACGCCTTCCGGTCCGGCGACTGGGCGGGCGCGGAGTCGGCGGCGCGCCGTGCCGCCTTCCGGGAGCGCTTCTGCGAGTTCGACGACGGCCGGGCGGCCGAGCGCACCGTGCGCCGGGTACTGCTCGGCGAGCCGGCCGACGCCATCGAGCCACCGGTGCCGCTCGCCCGGCGCACCCCCGCGCCCGCCGCCGCACTGCGCGTGCCCGCCGCCACCACTGCCCAAAGGAGCTGA
- a CDS encoding class I SAM-dependent methyltransferase: protein MTSTNATDTLPRPTSLAEVKGWFFPADQLLFDWFLARQQARDVHGDLLELGAYMGKSAIFMGGYLRTEETFTVCDLFDSPALDDPNSREMNRSYATLTRRAFESNYLSFHDELPKILQGPSSIVTDHVAENSCRFAHIDASHLYEHVHSDIEAAAQLLGPDGIVVLDDFRAEHCPGVAAATWGAVATTGLKPLCITGTKFYGTWGGGHDEIHQELVEMLKQRGDLWHGVEQVAGRAMIRIDGKKAKSPAQPTSKHRAADGDKPAGQVPTQARRSLSARLARPFRGR from the coding sequence TTGACCAGCACCAACGCCACCGACACCCTCCCTCGTCCGACCAGCCTCGCCGAGGTGAAGGGCTGGTTCTTCCCTGCTGACCAGCTGCTCTTCGACTGGTTCCTGGCCCGGCAGCAGGCCCGCGACGTCCACGGCGACCTGCTCGAACTCGGCGCCTACATGGGCAAGAGCGCCATCTTCATGGGCGGGTACCTCCGCACGGAGGAGACCTTCACGGTCTGCGACCTCTTCGACTCGCCGGCGCTCGACGACCCCAACTCCAGGGAGATGAACCGCTCTTACGCGACGCTGACCCGCCGCGCCTTCGAGTCCAACTACCTGTCCTTCCACGACGAGCTGCCGAAGATCCTGCAGGGCCCGTCGTCCATCGTCACCGATCACGTGGCCGAGAACAGCTGTCGCTTCGCGCACATCGACGCCTCGCATCTGTACGAGCACGTGCACAGCGACATCGAGGCGGCCGCCCAACTCCTGGGCCCCGACGGCATCGTGGTCCTCGACGACTTCCGCGCGGAGCACTGCCCGGGGGTGGCCGCGGCGACCTGGGGCGCGGTCGCGACCACGGGGCTCAAGCCGCTGTGCATCACCGGCACCAAGTTCTACGGGACCTGGGGCGGCGGGCACGACGAGATCCACCAGGAACTCGTGGAGATGCTGAAGCAGCGCGGCGATCTGTGGCACGGCGTGGAGCAGGTCGCGGGCCGCGCGATGATCCGCATCGACGGCAAGAAGGCCAAGTCCCCTGCCCAGCCCACCTCGAAGCACCGCGCGGCGGACGGCGACAAGCCTGCCGGGCAGGTGCCCACTCAGGCCCGGCGAAGCCTCTCCGCCCGCCTGGCACGGCCCTTCAGGGGGCGCTGA